The following proteins are co-located in the Acidobacteriota bacterium genome:
- a CDS encoding tetratricopeptide repeat protein: MRRTAIWGLPCLLAMVLVSCADDPIDVTTFNRDVAPILWEHCAGCHQPQGSAPFSLVTYDDAQKRARQIVQVTESRFMPPWLPEPGHGSFAGARRLTDDEIGVFGDWLNDGELEGQRADRREPPPPTEGWQLGQPDLVVQLPQPYELAAEGVDVYRNFVIRMPRGGVRWVEAVEFRPLNLRVTHHARLLIDRDGRSRQIDADDPLPGFAGMEIGGATTPDGSLIGWTPGRVPHPGHPGMAWRLDDTTDLVLQLHLVPTGRPESVDATVGLYFADEAPTLHPVAFVLGSRDIDIAAGDSQFVVEDDYELPVDVQLLAIYPHAHYLGKTMQLEASFPNGTSESLLRISDWDFNWQDEYHYADPVALPRGTTLSMRYTYDNTSSNPRNPHEPPRRVVYGSRTFDEMAELMVQVLPATLDDHRALQRHRTDNLMRKAIDYRLRRLERNADDVASLAALGSTYLSMDMPADAIDPLRRAVRLQPTDVRLQNNLGYALRQLGRDQEAVIHLEKAVGLSPDNAGMRFTLAETLLALDRVDEAIVHYERIVELRPDIASAREALARARARQGR, encoded by the coding sequence GTGAGACGAACCGCCATCTGGGGTCTTCCATGCCTACTCGCCATGGTTCTGGTGAGCTGCGCGGACGATCCCATTGACGTGACGACGTTCAACCGTGACGTGGCTCCGATCCTGTGGGAGCACTGCGCCGGGTGCCACCAACCGCAGGGTTCCGCGCCGTTCTCGCTTGTGACTTACGACGATGCACAGAAACGTGCGCGTCAGATCGTTCAGGTGACGGAGTCACGTTTCATGCCGCCCTGGCTCCCGGAACCCGGTCACGGGTCGTTTGCCGGCGCCCGCCGATTGACGGACGACGAGATCGGCGTGTTCGGTGATTGGCTGAACGACGGCGAGTTGGAGGGGCAGCGTGCGGACCGCCGCGAACCGCCGCCGCCCACCGAGGGTTGGCAGTTGGGACAACCCGATCTGGTCGTTCAGCTGCCACAACCCTACGAGCTGGCGGCAGAGGGCGTCGACGTCTATCGAAATTTCGTCATCCGTATGCCACGAGGGGGAGTCCGCTGGGTAGAAGCCGTGGAGTTCCGGCCGCTGAATTTGCGTGTCACCCATCACGCCCGATTGCTGATAGATCGTGACGGTCGTTCGCGTCAGATCGACGCCGACGATCCACTACCGGGCTTCGCCGGTATGGAGATCGGGGGCGCCACGACCCCCGACGGCTCACTCATCGGCTGGACACCCGGACGTGTCCCGCATCCCGGCCACCCGGGAATGGCCTGGCGGCTCGATGACACGACCGATCTGGTCCTTCAGCTTCATCTCGTGCCGACCGGTAGACCGGAGAGTGTCGATGCGACGGTTGGCCTGTATTTCGCGGACGAGGCCCCGACCCTCCACCCGGTTGCATTTGTGCTCGGGTCACGAGATATCGACATCGCCGCGGGTGATTCGCAGTTCGTCGTGGAAGATGACTACGAACTTCCCGTCGATGTGCAGCTGCTGGCCATCTATCCCCACGCGCACTACCTCGGGAAGACGATGCAGTTGGAGGCGAGTTTCCCCAACGGAACCTCTGAGTCGCTGTTGCGTATCTCCGACTGGGACTTCAACTGGCAGGACGAGTATCACTATGCGGACCCGGTAGCGCTGCCACGGGGGACGACGTTGTCGATGCGCTATACCTACGACAACACCTCGTCCAATCCACGAAATCCCCACGAGCCACCCCGGCGGGTCGTCTACGGGTCGCGGACATTTGACGAGATGGCCGAGCTGATGGTCCAGGTCCTACCGGCGACTCTCGACGACCACCGGGCCTTGCAGCGTCATCGGACCGACAATCTCATGCGCAAGGCGATTGACTATCGGCTCCGACGACTGGAGCGAAACGCCGACGACGTTGCCAGCCTCGCAGCTCTGGGGTCGACGTACCTATCCATGGACATGCCGGCGGACGCGATCGATCCACTTCGAAGAGCTGTCCGACTGCAACCGACCGACGTTCGACTGCAGAACAACCTTGGCTACGCTCTGCGACAGCTGGGCCGGGATCAGGAGGCGGTGATTCACCTCGAGAAGGCCGTTGGTCTGAGTCCCGATAACGCCGGAATGCGATTCACCCTTGCGGAGACACTGCTGGCTCTGGATCGAGTCGACGAAGCGATCGTGCACTACGAACGAATAGTCGAACTCCGTCCCGACATCGCCAGCGCCCGAGAGGCTCTCGCTCGGGCCCGCGCACGTCAGGGTCGCTAA
- a CDS encoding lysophospholipid acyltransferase family protein produces MKRLRYLLEAAAFAVLLGLSRVIPRSWIRKMGRGLGALARRLNSRHRTIALTNLQTAMPHLSDDEALEITHNCWKHFGEILLDTLSVRRLGPDSVGTEVHYEGLEHVQNAYGSGRGVLLFSGHFGHWELIALMQGHLGLPLSIVARPLDNPYLEKMLTALRGSSGNILIYKRHAVRAMVKSLRNSIGAALLIDQDAREEGVFVPFFGRPASTTPTLARLALRTGAMIIPMYSVPRPDGSWTIIYEPPVEVDPEADRIAETHRVTALCTAKLEGWIRQRPELWLWMHRRWKSVEGQERID; encoded by the coding sequence GTGAAACGTCTGCGTTACCTGCTGGAAGCCGCCGCCTTTGCCGTCCTGCTCGGACTGTCGCGAGTGATCCCGCGTTCGTGGATACGCAAGATGGGGCGTGGCTTGGGGGCTCTGGCCCGCCGCCTGAATAGCCGCCACCGGACGATTGCGCTGACAAACCTACAAACGGCGATGCCTCATCTGAGCGACGACGAAGCGCTGGAGATTACGCACAATTGCTGGAAGCACTTCGGGGAGATCCTGCTCGATACGCTCAGCGTGCGCCGACTGGGTCCGGACTCCGTCGGCACCGAGGTCCATTACGAGGGTCTGGAGCATGTGCAGAACGCCTACGGAAGCGGTAGGGGCGTCCTGTTGTTCTCCGGACACTTCGGGCACTGGGAATTGATAGCGCTGATGCAGGGCCACCTCGGTCTGCCGCTATCGATCGTGGCCCGCCCCCTGGATAACCCGTATCTCGAAAAAATGCTGACGGCGTTACGCGGCTCGTCCGGCAACATCCTTATCTACAAGCGCCACGCCGTAAGAGCGATGGTCAAGTCGCTGCGAAACTCGATCGGTGCGGCACTTCTGATCGATCAGGATGCCCGAGAAGAAGGAGTCTTCGTTCCGTTCTTCGGTCGGCCGGCGTCGACGACTCCGACGCTGGCCCGTCTGGCCCTCAGGACCGGCGCGATGATCATTCCGATGTATTCCGTGCCGCGGCCCGACGGTTCATGGACGATCATTTACGAGCCACCCGTGGAGGTCGATCCCGAGGCGGATCGAATAGCCGAGACCCATCGTGTGACGGCACTCTGCACGGCCAAGTTGGAAGGTTGGATCCGTCAGCGACCGGAGTTGTGGCTCTGGATGCATCGTCGATGGAAATCCGTAGAAGGACAGGAGAGAATCGATTGA